Proteins from a single region of Deinococcus depolymerans:
- a CDS encoding acyl-CoA thioesterase: MTLPVSCPPQGGLPPVPPRETRVTHVVFPGLTNHHGTLFGGEALSLMDSAAFIAATRHCRRKVVTRHLDAMEFRNPIPQGSLVELVARVVRAGRTSMTVQVDVFREDMYSEERELACAGTFTLVALGDDGQPVPVPPLADV; encoded by the coding sequence ATGACCCTGCCCGTGTCCTGTCCCCCGCAAGGCGGCCTTCCGCCCGTGCCGCCGCGTGAGACGCGCGTGACGCACGTCGTCTTTCCCGGCCTGACGAATCACCACGGAACGCTGTTCGGTGGCGAGGCGTTGTCGCTGATGGATTCGGCGGCGTTCATTGCCGCGACCCGGCACTGCCGCCGGAAGGTCGTGACCCGGCACCTGGACGCCATGGAGTTCCGCAACCCGATTCCGCAGGGGTCGCTGGTGGAACTCGTGGCGCGGGTCGTGCGGGCGGGGCGGACGAGCATGACGGTGCAGGTGGACGTGTTCCGTGAGGACATGTACTCCGAGGAGCGGGAACTGGCGTGCGCGGGGACGTTCACGCTGGTGGCGCTGGGTGACGATGGGCAGCCGGTGCCGGTGCCCCCACTGGCGGACGTGTGA
- the nrdI gene encoding class Ib ribonucleoside-diphosphate reductase assembly flavoprotein NrdI has translation MRLVFDSLTGNVRRFALAVSREAGGVPVGSVRDAPPAPGEPFLLLTYTFGQGEVPASTAAFLRSHAGGLRGVVASGSYHWGANFGRAGDRIASEFRVPLVARLNKGGTVSDREQVTRWVRSHLPGGGETYGTLD, from the coding sequence GTGAGGCTGGTCTTCGACTCCCTGACGGGAAACGTGCGGCGGTTCGCGCTGGCGGTGTCGCGGGAGGCGGGGGGGGTGCCGGTGGGGTCCGTGCGGGACGCGCCGCCCGCGCCGGGTGAGCCGTTCCTGCTGCTGACGTACACCTTCGGGCAGGGGGAGGTTCCGGCCAGCACGGCGGCGTTCCTGCGGTCGCACGCGGGGGGGCTGCGGGGCGTGGTCGCCAGCGGCAGTTACCACTGGGGTGCGAATTTCGGGCGGGCGGGTGACCGGATCGCGTCGGAGTTCCGGGTGCCGCTGGTGGCGCGTCTGAACAAGGGTGGAACGGTCTCGGACCGTGAGCAGGTCACGCGCTGGGTGCGGTCGCACCTGCCGGGTGGGGGGGAAACGTATGGAACGCTGGATTGA
- the nrdE gene encoding class 1b ribonucleoside-diphosphate reductase subunit alpha, with the protein MERWIELNNRVLSGTHIDTSHDAQALRAYFTEKVNPNTVTFPTLAEKVAYMTEKGVWDPAVFARYHPRDVKAVFQRAYSYDFRFQSFMGAFKFYSEYATMTPDRKQWLERFEDRLSVTALARSSSVEEALELVHHLVNQTFTPATPTLMNSGKANTGRLVSCFLLQDCTDNLDSITKTLSFVAELSKGGGGIGVEVSNLRARGESLRGIQNVTKGVMGVAKMLDNMLRYADQAGQRPGAGAIYLSVMHADFLDTLSAKKIATDEDARLKTLSVGATVPDVFMQKVRAGEDIYQFYPHSLFQATGREFTSIDWTREYDALVANPDIRKKRVSARRVMEEIAVTQGESGYPYLLFEGNANAVNPIPNVGTIKMSNLCSEILQPTLPSTFHAYGQEAKDQVGLDVSCNLASLVIEQSVASGDLGRVVRAAVRMLDDVARSTSITEVPAVKRANDEMRSIGLGAMGLHSFLAKNALAYGSPEALEFVDVYFAAVHYHARRASMEIARDTGFVFRGFEGSRYQSGEHFAQYLTQDFAPRTPEVAALFDGHQLPTREDWAQLAADIRTHGLAHSFVMAIAPTGSISYVSNASASIMPITERVETRTSNKARTIYPMPHLNEVTEWFYEEAYDMDQRRVIDTVAAAQKHVDQGISCTLFIPSSATTRTLQRYYLYAYAKGLKTLYYTRLRKVSIDECLSCAV; encoded by the coding sequence ATGGAACGCTGGATTGAACTGAACAACCGGGTGCTTTCGGGCACGCACATCGACACGAGCCATGACGCGCAGGCGCTGCGGGCGTACTTCACGGAGAAGGTGAACCCGAATACCGTGACGTTCCCGACGCTGGCCGAGAAGGTCGCGTACATGACCGAGAAGGGCGTGTGGGACCCGGCGGTGTTCGCGCGCTACCACCCGCGTGACGTGAAGGCCGTGTTCCAGCGGGCGTACAGTTACGACTTCCGGTTCCAGTCGTTCATGGGGGCGTTCAAGTTCTACAGCGAGTACGCGACCATGACCCCGGACCGCAAACAGTGGCTGGAGCGTTTCGAGGACCGCCTGAGCGTCACGGCCCTGGCGCGCAGCAGCAGCGTCGAGGAGGCGCTGGAACTGGTGCATCATCTGGTGAACCAGACGTTCACGCCCGCCACGCCCACCCTGATGAACTCCGGGAAGGCGAACACGGGGCGGCTGGTCAGCTGCTTCCTCCTGCAGGACTGCACGGACAACCTGGATTCCATCACGAAGACGCTGTCGTTCGTGGCGGAACTCAGCAAGGGCGGCGGCGGGATCGGCGTGGAGGTCAGCAACCTGCGGGCACGTGGCGAGAGTCTGCGCGGCATCCAGAACGTCACGAAGGGCGTGATGGGCGTGGCGAAGATGCTGGACAACATGCTGCGCTACGCCGATCAGGCCGGGCAGCGTCCCGGCGCGGGGGCGATCTACCTGAGCGTCATGCACGCCGACTTCCTGGACACCCTGAGTGCCAAGAAGATCGCCACGGACGAGGACGCGCGACTGAAGACCCTGTCGGTCGGGGCGACCGTGCCGGACGTGTTCATGCAGAAGGTCCGGGCCGGTGAGGACATCTACCAGTTCTACCCGCACTCGCTGTTCCAGGCGACCGGGCGCGAATTCACGAGCATCGACTGGACCCGCGAGTACGACGCGCTGGTCGCGAACCCGGACATCCGCAAGAAGCGCGTGTCGGCGCGGCGTGTCATGGAGGAGATCGCGGTCACGCAGGGCGAGAGCGGGTACCCGTACCTGCTGTTCGAGGGCAACGCGAACGCCGTGAACCCCATCCCGAACGTCGGGACGATCAAGATGAGCAACCTGTGCAGCGAGATCCTGCAACCCACGCTGCCCAGCACCTTCCACGCCTACGGGCAGGAGGCGAAGGATCAGGTGGGCCTGGACGTGAGCTGTAACCTCGCGTCCCTGGTGATCGAGCAGAGCGTCGCCAGTGGCGACCTGGGCCGCGTGGTGCGCGCCGCCGTGCGCATGCTGGACGACGTGGCCCGCTCCACCAGCATCACGGAGGTGCCCGCCGTCAAGCGCGCCAACGACGAGATGCGCTCCATCGGCCTGGGCGCCATGGGCCTGCACTCGTTCCTGGCGAAGAACGCCCTGGCGTACGGCAGCCCCGAGGCGCTGGAGTTCGTGGACGTGTACTTCGCGGCCGTTCATTACCACGCCCGCCGCGCCAGCATGGAGATCGCACGCGACACCGGCTTCGTGTTCCGGGGCTTCGAGGGCAGCCGCTACCAGAGCGGCGAGCACTTCGCGCAGTACCTCACGCAGGACTTCGCGCCCCGCACGCCCGAGGTCGCCGCGCTGTTCGACGGTCACCAGCTGCCCACCCGTGAGGACTGGGCGCAGCTCGCAGCCGACATCCGGACGCACGGGCTGGCGCACTCGTTCGTCATGGCCATCGCCCCGACCGGCAGCATCAGTTACGTCAGCAACGCGTCGGCCAGCATCATGCCCATCACGGAACGCGTCGAGACCCGCACCAGCAACAAGGCCCGCACCATCTACCCCATGCCGCACCTGAACGAAGTGACCGAGTGGTTCTACGAGGAAGCGTACGACATGGACCAGCGCCGCGTGATCGACACGGTCGCCGCCGCGCAGAAGCACGTGGACCAGGGCATCAGCTGCACGCTGTTCATTCCCAGCAGCGCCACCACGCGCACCCTGCAACGCTACTACCTGTACGCCTACGCCAAGGGCCTGAAAACGCTGTACTACACGCGACTGCGCAAGGTCAGCATCGACGAGTGCCTCAGCTGCGCTGTCTGA
- the nrdF gene encoding class 1b ribonucleoside-diphosphate reductase subunit beta, which translates to MTRTPFTATNWSEPEDSFSVTFYEKYTSQLWFPEEIPLSNDAIVWKSLTEAERWTYMHASAGLNALDTLQGEVGMPALRGLVPGHIRKATLQFQGMMEDIHARSYSLMNKTFLSTTEERAVFAWVEAQPQLQFKIAFIQDVFADPDTSDFGLWRKMVVSCMLETALFYSGFYYPLLMAGQGRMVSAGEIFNLIILDEAVHGVYVALLAQERFEAMSEAQQAEALAWFDHALDTLYRNELAYTDTLYAGVGLTEDVGRFIRFNFNVLTDNLGLERRFPDEDINPVVLNGIRTRGTTHDFFSAKGSSYAKLNVEPLADEDFAELWPERTAVAHD; encoded by the coding sequence ATGACCCGAACCCCCTTTACTGCCACGAACTGGAGCGAACCCGAGGACAGCTTCTCGGTCACGTTCTACGAGAAGTACACCTCGCAACTGTGGTTCCCGGAAGAGATTCCGCTGTCGAACGACGCCATCGTCTGGAAGTCCCTGACCGAGGCCGAACGCTGGACGTACATGCACGCCTCGGCCGGCCTGAACGCCCTGGATACCCTGCAGGGCGAGGTCGGCATGCCCGCCCTGCGTGGGCTGGTGCCGGGCCACATCCGCAAGGCGACCCTGCAATTCCAGGGCATGATGGAAGACATTCACGCGCGCAGCTACAGCCTGATGAACAAGACGTTCCTGTCCACCACCGAGGAACGCGCCGTGTTCGCCTGGGTGGAGGCGCAGCCGCAGCTTCAGTTCAAGATCGCGTTCATTCAGGACGTGTTCGCCGACCCGGACACCAGCGACTTCGGGCTGTGGCGCAAGATGGTCGTGTCGTGCATGCTGGAAACGGCGCTGTTCTACAGCGGCTTCTACTACCCGCTGCTGATGGCCGGGCAGGGCCGCATGGTGTCGGCCGGCGAGATCTTCAACCTGATCATCCTCGACGAGGCCGTGCACGGCGTGTACGTGGCGCTGCTCGCCCAGGAACGCTTCGAGGCCATGAGCGAGGCGCAGCAGGCCGAGGCCCTGGCGTGGTTCGACCATGCGCTGGACACCCTGTACCGCAACGAACTGGCGTACACCGACACCCTGTACGCCGGGGTGGGCCTGACCGAGGACGTGGGGCGCTTCATCCGCTTCAACTTCAACGTGCTGACCGACAACCTGGGCCTGGAACGCCGCTTCCCGGACGAGGACATCAACCCGGTCGTCCTGAACGGCATCCGCACGCGCGGCACCACGCACGACTTCTTCAGCGCCAAGGGCAGCAGTTACGCCAAACTGAACGTGGAACCCCTGGCCGACGAGGACTTCGCAGAACTCTGGCCCGAACGCACGGCGGTCGCGCATGACTGA
- a CDS encoding thioredoxin has protein sequence MTDTDQTRPFVLFTQDQCPQCETLKRMLALPLRGAFDTQIEVLHRQEQPGAFAQLAEAHALARTPALLHRPSGKLLLDTGSLGAVKAFLTQ, from the coding sequence ATGACTGACACCGATCAGACCCGGCCATTCGTGCTGTTCACGCAGGACCAGTGCCCGCAGTGCGAGACCCTGAAGCGCATGCTGGCCCTGCCCCTGCGCGGCGCGTTCGACACCCAGATCGAGGTCCTGCACCGCCAGGAACAACCCGGCGCCTTCGCGCAGCTCGCCGAGGCGCACGCCCTGGCCCGCACGCCCGCCCTGCTGCACCGCCCCAGCGGCAAGCTCCTGCTCGACACCGGCAGCCTCGGCGCCGTCAAGGCCTTCCTGACGCAGTAA
- a CDS encoding HAD family phosphatase has translation MTIKAVFWDIGGVLLTNGWDREQRADVLSRFGLDLTEFTERHKLAAPELELGRMTLDEYLSQTVFHAPRDFTREDFRAAMEAESRAHDDALALARDLSGRYRMYALNNEGHDLNECRIRNYALREFLLAFFSSCYLGVMKPNPTIYRLGLNLASLRPEETVMIDDRAQNAEAARSVGMHAVRYENAAQLRKELAALGVK, from the coding sequence ATGACCATCAAGGCTGTCTTCTGGGATATCGGCGGGGTGCTCCTCACGAACGGCTGGGACCGAGAGCAACGCGCGGATGTTCTCTCACGCTTCGGGCTGGACCTGACCGAGTTCACCGAGCGGCACAAACTGGCCGCGCCGGAACTCGAACTGGGCCGCATGACCCTCGACGAGTACCTGTCGCAGACGGTGTTCCACGCCCCGCGTGACTTTACCCGTGAGGATTTCCGCGCCGCCATGGAAGCCGAGAGCCGCGCCCACGACGACGCCCTGGCCCTCGCCCGCGACCTGAGCGGCCGGTACCGCATGTACGCCCTGAACAACGAGGGGCACGACCTGAACGAGTGCCGCATCCGCAACTATGCCCTGCGCGAGTTCCTGCTGGCCTTCTTCAGTTCCTGCTACCTGGGCGTCATGAAACCCAACCCCACCATCTACCGCCTGGGCCTGAACCTCGCCAGCCTCAGGCCCGAAGAGACCGTCATGATCGACGACCGCGCGCAGAACGCCGAGGCGGCCCGCTCGGTCGGCATGCACGCCGTGCGGTACGAGAACGCCGCGCAGCTCCGGAAGGAACTGGCGGCGCTGGGCGTGAAGTAG
- the polA gene encoding DNA polymerase I: MTSASPDTLVLIDGHALAFRSYFALPPLTNRQGESTHAILGFLRLTLRLARQRSNQVIVVFDPPVKTFRHEQFDGYKAGRAEMPADLPGQIDRIREIVDAIGLPRLEEPGYEADDVIASLTRKAEGTGMQVRIVTSDRDAYQLLDDHVRVITNDFRLIGPDEVLEKYGVTVGQWVDYRALTGDASDNIPGARGIGPKTAAKLLQEYGTLEGIYAAARAGTLKPDGTRQKLLDSEENVQFSHQLSCMVTDLPLDVELGTGRLPGDPARLEALLDELNLMSVKRDVAALDAADAATDLPDSVHDTAHQTAPHDGPGADPLPDLITETAPWQAPTGNVIWGYALSREDDLTAALTDAATFEATGDPAAGEYRGVLRTAPTHEPPQWKKAEVYAPPGGLFDSPDTPAAPLTKTQQKAAEKALKDQEKAAAKLRAQYPATVSETEFAAQPTVTAAAAKALATHLRVRGLNTEPGDDPLLMAYLLDPANTTMSAVSQRYLNVPWPDAAAGRAAATAQLLHLLPPLLDDTRRALYDDMERPLSGVLTRMEVRGVQLDSEYLRGLSAATAARLQILETQIHSLAGREFQIRSRDQLEAVLYDELGLASGKKTKLTGKRSTAVAALEPLRDEHPIIPALLEYRELEKLRGTYLEPLPNLVNPATGRLHTTFAQAAVATGRLSSLNPNLQNIPIRSDAGREIRKGFIAAPGMCLISADYSQIELRLLAHIADDPLMQQAFQEGADIHRRTAAQVLGLDEATITPNQRRAAKTVNFGVLYGMSAHRLSNDLGIPYADAAGFIETYFNTYPGIRGYIDRTLEFGRQHGYVETLYGRRRYVPELIATNRTLREAGERLAYNMPIQGTAADIIKLAMIKLDRELQGTGAHLLLQVHDELLIEAPEEKAEEISRLVKTIMEGAASLKVPLAVEAGTGPNWYDTK, from the coding sequence ATGACCTCCGCTTCACCCGACACCCTGGTCCTGATCGACGGGCACGCCCTGGCGTTCCGTTCGTACTTCGCCCTGCCGCCCCTCACCAACCGGCAGGGCGAGAGCACGCACGCCATCCTGGGCTTCCTGCGCCTCACGCTGCGCCTCGCCCGGCAGCGCAGCAATCAGGTGATCGTGGTGTTCGACCCACCGGTCAAGACCTTCCGGCACGAGCAGTTCGACGGGTACAAGGCAGGCCGCGCCGAGATGCCTGCCGACCTGCCCGGCCAGATCGACCGCATCCGCGAGATCGTGGACGCCATCGGCCTGCCGCGACTGGAGGAACCCGGCTACGAGGCGGACGACGTGATCGCCAGCCTGACCCGCAAGGCCGAGGGCACCGGCATGCAGGTGCGGATCGTGACCAGTGACCGCGACGCGTACCAGCTGCTGGACGACCACGTGCGCGTCATCACGAACGACTTCCGACTGATCGGCCCGGACGAGGTGCTCGAAAAGTACGGCGTGACCGTGGGGCAGTGGGTGGATTACCGCGCCCTGACCGGCGACGCCAGCGACAACATTCCCGGCGCCAGGGGCATCGGCCCGAAAACGGCCGCGAAGCTGCTGCAGGAGTACGGCACGCTGGAAGGCATCTATGCCGCCGCGAGGGCCGGCACCCTGAAACCCGACGGCACCCGCCAGAAACTGCTGGACTCCGAGGAGAACGTGCAGTTCAGCCACCAGTTGTCGTGCATGGTCACGGACCTGCCGCTGGACGTGGAACTCGGCACCGGGCGACTGCCGGGCGACCCGGCCCGCCTGGAAGCGCTGCTGGACGAACTGAACCTGATGAGTGTCAAGCGTGACGTGGCCGCCCTGGACGCCGCCGACGCCGCGACGGACCTGCCGGACAGCGTGCACGACACCGCGCACCAGACCGCGCCGCACGACGGGCCCGGCGCCGACCCGCTGCCGGACCTGATCACCGAGACGGCCCCCTGGCAGGCCCCCACCGGGAACGTCATCTGGGGGTACGCCCTGTCCCGCGAGGACGACCTGACCGCCGCCCTGACCGACGCCGCCACCTTCGAGGCGACCGGCGACCCCGCCGCCGGCGAGTACCGGGGCGTGCTGCGCACCGCGCCCACCCACGAACCCCCCCAGTGGAAGAAAGCCGAGGTGTACGCCCCGCCCGGCGGCCTGTTCGACAGCCCCGACACGCCCGCCGCGCCCCTGACGAAAACGCAGCAGAAAGCCGCTGAGAAAGCCCTGAAAGACCAGGAAAAAGCGGCCGCGAAACTTCGCGCGCAGTACCCCGCCACCGTCAGCGAGACCGAATTCGCCGCCCAGCCGACCGTGACGGCCGCCGCCGCCAAGGCCCTCGCCACGCATCTGCGCGTGCGGGGCCTGAACACCGAACCCGGCGACGACCCCCTGCTCATGGCGTACCTGCTCGACCCGGCCAACACCACCATGAGCGCCGTCAGCCAGCGGTACCTGAACGTCCCCTGGCCCGACGCCGCCGCCGGGCGCGCCGCCGCCACCGCCCAGCTGCTGCACCTGCTGCCACCCCTGCTCGACGACACCCGCCGCGCCCTGTACGACGACATGGAACGCCCCCTGTCCGGCGTGCTGACCCGCATGGAAGTCCGGGGCGTGCAACTCGACAGCGAGTACCTGCGCGGCCTGTCCGCCGCCACCGCCGCCCGCCTCCAGATTCTCGAAACGCAGATCCACTCGCTCGCCGGACGCGAATTCCAGATCCGCAGCCGCGACCAGCTCGAAGCGGTCCTGTACGACGAACTCGGCCTCGCCAGCGGCAAGAAGACCAAACTGACCGGCAAACGCAGCACCGCCGTCGCCGCCCTCGAACCCCTCCGGGACGAACACCCCATCATCCCCGCGCTGCTGGAATACCGCGAACTGGAAAAACTGCGCGGCACGTACCTCGAACCCCTCCCCAACCTCGTGAACCCAGCCACGGGCCGCCTGCACACCACCTTCGCGCAGGCCGCCGTCGCCACCGGGCGACTGAGCAGCCTCAACCCCAACCTCCAGAACATCCCCATCCGCAGCGACGCCGGCCGCGAGATCCGCAAGGGCTTCATCGCCGCGCCCGGCATGTGCCTGATCAGCGCCGACTACTCACAGATCGAACTGCGCCTCCTGGCCCACATCGCCGACGACCCCCTGATGCAGCAGGCCTTCCAGGAAGGCGCCGACATTCACCGCCGCACCGCCGCGCAGGTCCTCGGGCTCGACGAGGCCACCATCACCCCCAACCAGCGCCGCGCCGCCAAGACCGTGAACTTCGGCGTGCTGTACGGCATGAGCGCCCACCGCCTGAGTAACGACCTCGGCATCCCCTACGCCGACGCCGCCGGCTTCATCGAAACGTACTTCAACACCTACCCCGGCATCCGCGGCTACATCGACCGCACCCTCGAATTCGGCCGCCAGCACGGGTACGTGGAGACGCTGTACGGCCGCCGCCGCTACGTCCCGGAACTCATCGCCACCAACCGCACCCTGCGCGAGGCCGGCGAACGCCTCGCGTACAACATGCCCATCCAGGGCACCGCCGCCGACATCATCAAACTCGCCATGATCAAACTCGACCGCGAACTCCAGGGCACCGGCGCGCACCTCCTGCTGCAAGTCCACGACGAACTGCTGATCGAAGCGCCCGAAGAGAAAGCCGAAGAGATCAGCCGCCTCGTGAAAACCATCATGGAAGGCGCCGCCAGCCTCAAGGTCCCCCTGGCCGTCGAGGCAGGCACCGGCCCCAACTGGTACGACACGAAGTAA
- a CDS encoding N-acetylmuramoyl-L-alanine amidase: MSIEQRPAHPGNYTRGRTAKIDRIVVHVADGTYGGTLSWFAQDAAPASAHYTVATDGRTGQSVQEGDTAWHAGDWQMNARSIGIEHEGMPSRGPWTPSAAQLQASARLVASICQRHGIPADRAHIIGHSDVNPDRKARQGCPGPTWPWDAYLNMIRESLNPAPQPGHMKDGQEQRPVRFFDPRTNQQVGEGTLIEGTDKVYLKVTK; this comes from the coding sequence ATGTCGATTGAACAGCGCCCGGCACACCCCGGCAACTACACCAGGGGTCGCACCGCGAAGATCGACCGAATCGTCGTCCACGTCGCGGACGGCACATACGGCGGCACGCTCAGCTGGTTCGCGCAGGACGCGGCGCCCGCCAGCGCCCATTACACCGTCGCCACCGATGGCCGCACCGGTCAGAGCGTTCAGGAAGGCGACACCGCCTGGCACGCCGGCGACTGGCAGATGAACGCCCGCAGTATCGGCATCGAACACGAAGGCATGCCCAGCCGGGGACCCTGGACGCCCAGCGCGGCCCAGCTGCAGGCCAGCGCCCGGCTGGTGGCCAGCATCTGCCAGCGGCACGGCATCCCCGCGGACCGGGCGCACATCATCGGGCACAGCGACGTGAACCCGGACCGCAAGGCCCGCCAGGGCTGCCCCGGCCCGACCTGGCCGTGGGACGCGTACCTGAACATGATCCGCGAGAGCCTCAATCCGGCCCCCCAGCCGGGGCACATGAAGGATGGCCAGGAGCAGCGGCCCGTCCGGTTCTTCGACCCCCGCACGAACCAGCAGGTGGGGGAGGGCACCCTGATCGAGGGGACCGACAAGGTCTACCTGAAGGTCACGAAGTAA
- a CDS encoding alginate O-acetyltransferase AlgF: MRTPLLSAALLLSFAAAQEGLYDPAPPADSAFVRVLNASNATLGNKTVTAEKGAASAYVVIPQGDLTAKVGTVSGKLKVEAGNFYSVIAQGSKLVLLKDEGAENRAKAVLTIYNLSKTASVDLKTADGKTAVVTGVKPGESSSRAVNGITVTLAAFSGTKNLGSVKELKLERGNAYALVLTDSGLTITQSTTKTK; encoded by the coding sequence ATGCGGACCCCTCTCCTTTCGGCTGCCCTTCTCCTCTCGTTCGCAGCGGCGCAGGAGGGCCTGTACGACCCAGCCCCGCCCGCCGACAGCGCGTTCGTTCGCGTCCTGAACGCCTCTAATGCCACTCTCGGCAACAAGACTGTCACCGCTGAGAAGGGCGCCGCCAGCGCGTACGTCGTCATTCCGCAGGGCGACCTGACGGCCAAGGTCGGCACGGTCAGCGGCAAACTCAAGGTTGAGGCCGGGAACTTCTACAGCGTCATCGCTCAGGGCAGCAAACTCGTCCTCCTCAAAGACGAGGGGGCCGAGAACCGCGCCAAGGCCGTCCTGACCATCTACAACCTCAGCAAGACCGCCAGCGTTGACCTGAAAACCGCTGACGGCAAGACCGCTGTTGTCACCGGCGTGAAACCCGGCGAGAGCAGCAGCCGCGCCGTCAACGGCATCACCGTCACCCTCGCCGCCTTCAGCGGCACCAAGAACCTGGGCAGCGTCAAGGAACTCAAACTCGAACGCGGCAACGCCTACGCCCTGGTCCTCACCGACAGCGGCCTGACCATCACCCAGAGCACCACCAAGACCAAGTAA
- a CDS encoding MBOAT family protein — protein MVFSSNVFLFLFLPVFLIVYYLLPFRWRSAWILTGSYALYSWWRLDFLWLLVAITAVAYLYGLILEKQSDGPRRRWTLTSAIVLNLGALAYFKYANFGIESFNAITQSFGMQAFTWAPILLPIGLSFFIFHAISYIVDVYRREEQATHNPLDFAAFIALFPHLIAGPVLKYNLLADQFRSRTHTLEKFSYGATRFMTGFAKKVLIADTIAPLVTAAFHQPNPSMADAWLGALAYTLQLYFDFSGYSDMAIGLAAMMGFKFPENFNHPYISRSITEFWRRWHMSLSSWLREYLYISLGGNRHGRARTYLNLWLTMVLGGLWHGANWTFVLWGVWHGSILAVERRMKEASLWKPSPAWLTIPGTMILVIIGWVMFRADSVPDAFRMYRGMLGLNGVSLSDTLAWQVKPSVLVSMLLAALLVYLAPYWGNRVGDVGSKLLRPRLAVGATVMLLPLFVLAILKLSAQSYTPFLYFQF, from the coding sequence ATGGTCTTCAGCAGTAACGTTTTCCTGTTCCTGTTCCTGCCGGTCTTCCTGATCGTCTACTACCTCCTGCCGTTCAGGTGGCGGAGCGCGTGGATCCTGACCGGCAGCTACGCGCTGTACTCCTGGTGGCGCCTCGACTTCCTCTGGCTGCTCGTCGCCATCACCGCCGTCGCCTACCTGTACGGCCTGATCCTCGAGAAGCAATCCGACGGCCCCCGGCGGCGCTGGACCCTGACCAGCGCCATCGTCCTGAACCTCGGGGCGCTCGCGTACTTCAAGTACGCGAACTTCGGCATCGAGTCCTTCAACGCCATCACGCAGTCCTTCGGGATGCAGGCCTTCACGTGGGCACCGATCCTGCTGCCCATCGGCCTGTCGTTCTTCATCTTCCACGCGATCAGTTACATCGTCGACGTGTACCGCCGAGAAGAGCAGGCCACGCACAACCCGCTGGACTTCGCGGCGTTCATCGCGCTGTTCCCACACCTGATCGCCGGACCGGTCCTGAAGTACAACCTGCTCGCCGATCAGTTCCGCAGCCGCACGCACACCCTGGAGAAGTTCTCGTACGGCGCCACGCGGTTCATGACCGGCTTCGCGAAGAAGGTCCTGATCGCGGACACCATCGCGCCGCTGGTCACGGCCGCATTCCACCAGCCCAACCCGTCCATGGCGGACGCCTGGCTGGGCGCGCTGGCATACACCCTGCAGCTGTACTTCGACTTCAGCGGGTACAGCGACATGGCCATCGGACTGGCCGCCATGATGGGCTTCAAGTTCCCGGAGAACTTCAACCACCCGTACATCTCCCGCTCCATCACGGAATTCTGGCGGCGCTGGCACATGAGCCTCAGCTCCTGGCTGCGCGAGTACCTGTACATCAGCCTCGGTGGGAACCGGCACGGGCGCGCGCGCACGTACCTGAACCTGTGGCTGACCATGGTCCTGGGGGGACTGTGGCACGGCGCGAACTGGACGTTCGTGCTGTGGGGCGTCTGGCACGGCAGCATCCTCGCGGTCGAGCGGCGCATGAAGGAAGCGAGCCTCTGGAAGCCCAGCCCGGCGTGGCTGACCATTCCGGGCACGATGATCCTGGTGATCATCGGGTGGGTGATGTTCCGCGCGGACAGCGTGCCGGATGCGTTCCGGATGTACAGGGGCATGCTCGGCCTGAACGGAGTGTCGCTGAGCGACACGCTCGCGTGGCAGGTCAAACCCAGCGTCCTGGTCAGCATGCTCCTGGCGGCCCTTCTGGTGTACCTGGCACCCTACTGGGGCAACCGGGTGGGGGACGTGGGCAGCAAGCTTCTGCGTCCCCGTCTGGCGGTCGGGGCGACTGTGATGCTGCTGCCGCTGTTCGTGCTGGCGATCCTAAAACTGTCCGCTCAAAGCTACACTCCTTTCCTTTACTTCCAGTTCTGA